Proteins found in one Gammaproteobacteria bacterium genomic segment:
- the argA gene encoding amino-acid N-acetyltransferase has translation MATQKNQLPYVDWFRNSAPYIHAHRGRTFVISFTGEAVSDKDFANLIHDLAVLNSLGIRLVLVHGSRPQIEQRLQQRDTDFHYVNGLRITDDAALACVKEANGAIRVEIEALLSMGVANSPMAGAHIRVSSGNFVTAKPLGIREGVDYLHTGEVRSIDTAAIQQQLDHGNIILLSPLGYSPTGEVFNLSAEEVATSTAIELGADKLIFLTEGSDLRDSRRKLIAQLTPADAEKILLSRRKLPEDIHHYLHSASHACRYGVHRTHIINRHTDGALLLELFTRDGNGTLVSIETYEDIRPASIDDVGGILELVTPLEQDGILVRRSRELLEMEINHFTVIERDGMILACAALYPYVKEGVAELACLVVHPDYQKGGRGDTLLQHISQQAKQQDIHSLFVLTTRTTHWFRERGFKNTKIDQLPVKRRGLYNYQRNSKVLIRKL, from the coding sequence CAAAAGAATCAACTACCCTATGTAGACTGGTTCCGCAATTCTGCACCTTATATCCACGCCCATCGTGGACGTACCTTTGTCATCTCCTTTACCGGCGAGGCGGTCTCGGATAAAGACTTTGCTAATCTGATCCATGACCTTGCGGTACTCAATAGCCTGGGTATCCGGCTGGTGCTGGTGCATGGCTCACGCCCACAGATTGAACAACGCCTGCAACAACGCGATACCGATTTTCATTATGTCAACGGTCTGCGCATCACCGATGATGCGGCACTTGCCTGCGTCAAGGAGGCCAATGGTGCGATCCGGGTTGAGATCGAGGCACTGCTCTCGATGGGGGTGGCTAACTCACCGATGGCGGGTGCCCATATTCGTGTGAGTTCCGGTAATTTTGTCACTGCCAAACCTTTGGGTATACGGGAAGGGGTCGATTACCTGCATACGGGTGAGGTGCGTAGCATTGATACCGCTGCCATACAACAGCAACTGGATCACGGCAATATCATTCTGCTGTCACCGCTGGGTTATTCACCCACGGGGGAAGTCTTTAATCTGAGTGCTGAAGAGGTTGCCACCTCGACAGCGATTGAACTGGGTGCTGATAAGCTCATATTCCTCACCGAGGGTTCCGACCTGCGTGATTCCAGGCGCAAGCTCATCGCTCAATTAACACCAGCGGATGCTGAAAAGATTTTGTTATCCCGACGCAAACTACCCGAGGATATCCACCACTATCTACACAGTGCCAGCCATGCCTGTCGCTATGGTGTGCATCGCACGCATATTATTAATCGTCATACCGATGGCGCACTATTATTGGAACTGTTTACGCGTGATGGTAATGGCACCCTGGTCTCGATTGAGACCTATGAGGACATTCGACCCGCCAGCATTGATGATGTTGGCGGTATCCTGGAACTGGTTACGCCACTGGAACAGGACGGCATTCTGGTGCGCCGCTCACGCGAGTTGCTGGAGATGGAGATCAACCACTTCACTGTCATCGAACGTGACGGGATGATCCTCGCCTGTGCCGCACTCTACCCCTATGTTAAAGAAGGTGTGGCTGAACTCGCCTGCCTGGTGGTGCATCCTGATTATCAAAAAGGAGGGCGTGGTGATACCCTGTTACAACACATCAGCCAACAGGCCAAACAACAGGATATTCATAGCCTGTTTGTGCTCACCACCCGTACCACCCACTGGTTCCGGGAACGTGGATTCAAGAATACCAAAATTGATCAATTACCAGTCAAACGTCGGGGGCTGTATAACTATCAGCGTAATTCAAAGGTGTTGATCAGGAAATTGTAG